A DNA window from Hordeum vulgare subsp. vulgare chromosome 1H, MorexV3_pseudomolecules_assembly, whole genome shotgun sequence contains the following coding sequences:
- the LOC123411345 gene encoding cyclin-dependent protein kinase inhibitor SMR1-like, which yields MSASPEFYKPAPAFSPCRSPLTPHRDAAATAGGVAAGVGQQAGAWEEQCCRTPTGAGSDLKQAAPTCPPAPRKPRAPAAPCRKRLFEVEVFSLRLEELERLFWRPHAPPPPPEKKAKLKRRRVAPPSASPSPGPSKS from the coding sequence ATGTCGGCGTCGCCCGAGTTCTACAAGCCGGCGCCGGCCTTCTCGCCGTGCCGCTCGCCGCTGACCCCGCACAGAGACGCCGCCGCAACAGCGGGCGGGGTAGCGGCGGGAGTAGGCCAGCAGGCGGGCGCGTGGGAGGAGCAGTGCTGCCGGACGCCGACGGGCGCGGGGAGCGATCTGAAGCAGGCGGCCCCGACGTGCCCGCCGGCGCCGAGGAAGCCGCGGGCGCCGGCCGCGCCGTGCCGGAAGCGGCTGTTCGAGGTGGAGGTGTTCAGCCTGCGGCTGGAGGAGCTGGAGCGCCTCTTCTGGCGCCCgcacgcgccgccgccgccgcccgagaaGAAGGCCAAGCTCAAGCGCCGCAGGGTGGCTCCGCCGagcgcctcgccgtcgccggggCCCAGCAAGAGCTAG